In Sporomusaceae bacterium, the following proteins share a genomic window:
- a CDS encoding PAS domain S-box protein has translation MYDLSVRNVSTNNLAEVMEDVLDIAIILSEADMGTLQLWDNTTGGLKIAAQRGFAQPFLDFFADVRAGQGAVCGEALALRQRVVVEDVGKKTNFVGTPNLAVMQAAGVGAVQSTLLVSREGRLVGMLTTHYRAPRPAADMNLAFFDLLASQAADIIAQVQAQQALKTSEEKYRQLFESMNEGFAIIEMVFDDDGRPVDYIMRELNPAWERQAGISKERILGKRVTEFLPVVEPVWFERYGEVVTSGEAKIFEEYNVSLDRWYEVHAYPLHRDNRFAVIFTDITERKQLELKLREHHESLERLVEERTRQLERSERLYRTLVENIPITICRMDRDYRYRYLSPATEKDYGTKGEQIIGKSWDELGYDEAKVGEWRKCFEQAAETGMAVKFEFELSDNKTGSQQYYEAQVVTEKDELGKVESFLIVSENVTTRKLMEQQLRHSERHYRTLVENLPVFISRYDKDLRFIYRSLQGETYKLGRENTSVVGRTWADLGVPETTYRPWQKKFNEALSSGRILEFETQYPNQNGEIRDLLLRIVPEKNGAGQVESLLSVGLDVTERKRTESELMRLDRLNLVGEMAAAIGHEVRNPMTTVRGYLQMLERKQELAGYGEQFRTMIGELDRANVIISDFLSLAKNKAVALESRSLNEIIDALLPLLRAEALRTGYDIQADLGEVPAIQADDKEIRQLILNLARNAFEAMETGGRLTIATGAEAGRVVLTVRDTGHGMPQELVDKLGTPFVTTKENGTGLGLPVCYRIAERHGGKIGVQTSPSGTTFKIIF, from the coding sequence TTGTATGACCTCAGCGTCCGCAACGTCAGTACGAATAACCTGGCCGAAGTAATGGAGGATGTTCTCGATATCGCGATCATTCTGTCAGAAGCCGACATGGGCACTTTGCAGCTTTGGGACAATACGACCGGTGGGCTGAAGATCGCTGCCCAGCGCGGGTTCGCGCAGCCCTTCCTCGACTTTTTCGCCGATGTCCGCGCTGGACAGGGGGCGGTCTGCGGCGAGGCGCTGGCGCTGCGGCAACGGGTAGTGGTCGAGGACGTCGGCAAAAAAACCAATTTCGTAGGCACACCCAATCTCGCAGTGATGCAGGCGGCTGGTGTGGGGGCGGTCCAGTCGACGCTGCTCGTCAGCCGGGAGGGGCGGCTTGTGGGGATGCTGACCACGCATTACCGCGCGCCGCGCCCGGCCGCTGACATGAATCTCGCCTTCTTCGACCTGCTGGCAAGCCAGGCTGCCGACATCATCGCCCAGGTTCAGGCCCAACAGGCACTGAAAACGAGCGAGGAAAAGTACCGCCAGTTGTTCGAGTCGATGAACGAGGGATTCGCCATTATTGAAATGGTCTTTGACGATGACGGCCGGCCGGTAGATTATATTATGCGGGAGCTCAACCCTGCGTGGGAGCGCCAGGCCGGCATCAGCAAGGAGCGCATCCTGGGCAAGCGGGTGACCGAATTTCTGCCGGTGGTCGAACCTGTCTGGTTCGAGCGTTACGGCGAAGTGGTCACGAGCGGCGAGGCGAAAATATTCGAGGAATATAATGTCTCGCTGGATCGCTGGTACGAGGTTCACGCCTATCCGCTGCATCGGGACAACAGGTTCGCCGTCATCTTCACCGACATCACCGAACGCAAGCAGCTGGAGCTGAAACTGCGGGAGCACCACGAAAGTCTGGAACGCCTAGTAGAGGAGCGTACAAGGCAACTGGAGCGTAGTGAACGACTCTATCGGACTTTAGTCGAAAACATTCCTATCACCATTTGCCGTATGGACAGGGATTACCGGTATCGCTACCTAAGTCCGGCTACGGAGAAAGACTACGGTACAAAAGGCGAACAGATAATCGGCAAGAGCTGGGATGAGCTGGGATATGATGAAGCCAAAGTCGGCGAGTGGCGAAAGTGTTTCGAACAGGCCGCTGAAACGGGTATGGCTGTAAAGTTCGAATTTGAGCTGTCTGATAATAAGACTGGCTCTCAACAATACTATGAAGCGCAAGTAGTCACGGAGAAGGACGAACTGGGCAAGGTCGAGTCATTCTTAATCGTAAGCGAGAATGTCACCACTCGCAAGCTGATGGAACAGCAACTGAGGCACAGCGAGCGACACTACCGGACGCTGGTGGAGAACCTGCCGGTCTTTATATCCAGGTACGATAAGGATCTGCGCTTTATCTATCGCAGTCTACAGGGCGAGACCTATAAACTCGGGCGGGAAAACACTTCGGTCGTAGGTAGAACGTGGGCGGATTTGGGTGTCCCGGAAACTACATACCGGCCGTGGCAAAAGAAGTTCAACGAGGCCCTGAGCAGCGGCCGCATATTGGAGTTCGAGACACAATATCCTAACCAGAACGGTGAAATCAGGGATCTCCTCCTCCGTATAGTGCCGGAGAAAAACGGGGCCGGACAAGTAGAGTCGCTTCTGTCGGTCGGCCTGGATGTCACCGAGAGGAAGAGAACGGAGTCCGAGCTAATGCGACTGGACCGGCTGAACCTCGTAGGCGAGATGGCGGCGGCCATCGGCCACGAAGTCCGAAATCCCATGACGACGGTGCGCGGCTATCTGCAGATGCTGGAGCGCAAGCAGGAGCTCGCGGGGTATGGAGAACAGTTCAGAACCATGATCGGGGAGCTCGACCGGGCCAATGTGATCATCAGCGACTTTCTTTCTCTGGCCAAGAATAAGGCTGTTGCCCTAGAAAGCCGCAGCCTGAACGAGATTATCGACGCGTTGCTACCCCTCCTGCGGGCCGAGGCCCTCCGTACCGGCTATGATATCCAGGCCGACTTGGGTGAGGTACCCGCAATCCAAGCTGACGACAAGGAAATCCGTCAGCTTATCCTGAACCTCGCCCGCAACGCTTTCGAAGCCATGGAGACTGGCGGCAGGCTGACAATCGCCACCGGCGCCGAAGCGGGCCGGGTCGTGCTGACTGTCCGCGACACCGGCCACGGGATGCCCCAGGAATTGGTCGATAAATTGGGGACGCCTTTTGTAACGACAAAAGAAAATGGCACGGGGCTGGGGCTGCCGGTCTGCTACCGTATCGCCGAGCGGCACGGTGGAAAGATTGGCGTTCAAACATCCCCGTCAGGAACGACCTTCAAAATCATATTTTAA
- a CDS encoding HD-GYP domain-containing protein: protein MLNRFLCATDSRSPDQLSGRGTKGEDVKRNKPSGRPLIEQVNMEAIEDFCRQIYYCDPSTAMHAEHVADLMAGLASQMGMDSDEINLAYMVGVVHDVGKIKTPENILTKPGRLTAEEFTVMKLHAADGAAMLKGIDGVDPIVGIMRHHHERWDGTGYPDSLAHDEIPLFSRMLALCDAFDAMTASRCYRTPVPLGECVREIWRGAGSQFDPVIAAVFIEFIRERFGYSMDGG, encoded by the coding sequence ATGTTGAATCGCTTCCTTTGTGCAACCGACTCCCGTAGCCCCGACCAGCTTTCGGGCCGCGGTACGAAAGGTGAAGACGTGAAGCGTAATAAGCCGTCCGGCCGCCCGCTCATCGAGCAGGTCAACATGGAAGCCATCGAAGACTTCTGCCGACAGATTTACTACTGCGACCCCAGCACCGCCATGCACGCCGAGCACGTCGCCGACCTCATGGCCGGGCTGGCCAGCCAGATGGGGATGGACTCGGACGAAATCAACCTCGCCTACATGGTCGGCGTCGTCCATGACGTCGGCAAAATAAAGACCCCGGAAAACATCCTCACCAAGCCCGGCCGACTGACGGCCGAAGAATTCACGGTCATGAAACTCCACGCCGCCGACGGGGCCGCCATGCTCAAAGGAATCGACGGCGTAGACCCCATCGTCGGCATCATGCGCCACCACCACGAACGCTGGGACGGCACCGGTTATCCCGACAGCCTGGCCCACGACGAAATCCCGCTCTTCAGCAGAATGCTGGCCCTCTGCGACGCCTTCGACGCCATGACAGCCTCCCGCTGCTACCGGACGCCCGTCCCCCTTGGCGAATGCGTCCGCGAGATATGGCGGGGCGCCGGCAGCCAGTTCGACCCGGTCATTGCGGCGGTGTTCATCGAATTCATACGAGAGAGATTTGGCTACTCAATGGACGGCGGTTAA
- a CDS encoding metal-dependent hydrolase, translating into MRKMMLALVLGLALLLVALPAAAASGWSDGKTAVTFLGHAAFQLTSGDTTILIDPYLTGNPQAAAAPDVIKADYILVTHAHGDHLGDTAAIAKRTGAKVVATAEVARMLKDQGCDVVPVHIGAKKAFDFGYVRVTPAFHGSGVAGGHAAGFIVNLRGATVYHAGDTSLFGDMALLGKLEKIDCALLPIGDNYTMGPDDAVEAVGMLKAKIVVPMHYNTHALIKQDPDAFKKAVETRFKGVKVEIMKPGAVLVL; encoded by the coding sequence ATGCGCAAAATGATGCTCGCCCTCGTCCTCGGCCTGGCCCTTCTCCTCGTCGCCCTGCCGGCAGCAGCGGCCTCCGGCTGGAGCGACGGCAAAACCGCCGTCACCTTCCTCGGCCACGCCGCCTTCCAACTCACCAGCGGCGACACCACCATCCTCATCGACCCCTACCTCACCGGCAACCCGCAGGCCGCCGCCGCCCCCGACGTCATCAAAGCCGACTACATCCTCGTCACCCACGCCCACGGCGACCACCTCGGCGACACCGCCGCCATCGCCAAACGCACCGGCGCCAAAGTCGTCGCCACCGCCGAAGTCGCCCGCATGCTAAAAGACCAGGGCTGCGACGTCGTCCCCGTCCACATCGGCGCCAAGAAAGCCTTTGACTTCGGCTACGTCCGCGTCACCCCCGCCTTCCACGGCTCCGGCGTCGCCGGCGGCCACGCCGCGGGCTTCATCGTCAACCTCCGCGGCGCCACCGTCTACCACGCCGGCGACACCAGCCTCTTCGGCGACATGGCCCTCCTCGGCAAGCTCGAGAAAATCGACTGCGCCCTCCTGCCCATCGGCGACAACTACACCATGGGCCCCGACGACGCCGTAGAAGCCGTCGGCATGCTCAAAGCCAAAATCGTCGTCCCCATGCACTACAACACCCACGCCCTCATCAAACAAGACCCCGACGCCTTCAAAAAAGCCGTCGAAACCCGCTTCAAAGGCGTCAAAGTAGAAATCATGAAACCCGGCGCAGTTCTCGTACTGTAG
- a CDS encoding flavodoxin family protein, with product MKVVGISTSPRKDGNTATLIKTIFGELEKHGIETELLQVAGQPVRGCRACYACFKNRDHKCVIKDDFINDYIAKMEAADGIILGSPTYFADVNTEMKALIDRVGFVSRANDYLFKHKVGAAVTAVRRGGATHTFDTMYHFLHYNQMFLVGATYWNMGYGREIGEVEKDDEGMANMRAIGENMAWLLNKIGR from the coding sequence ATGAAAGTAGTCGGCATCAGCACCAGCCCCCGCAAAGACGGCAACACCGCCACCCTCATCAAAACCATCTTCGGCGAACTCGAAAAACACGGCATCGAAACCGAGCTCCTCCAAGTCGCCGGCCAGCCCGTCCGCGGCTGCCGGGCCTGCTACGCCTGCTTCAAAAACCGCGACCACAAATGCGTCATCAAAGACGACTTCATCAACGACTACATCGCCAAAATGGAAGCCGCCGACGGCATCATCCTCGGCTCGCCCACCTACTTCGCCGACGTCAACACCGAAATGAAAGCCCTCATCGACCGCGTCGGCTTCGTATCGCGGGCCAACGACTACCTCTTCAAACACAAAGTCGGCGCAGCCGTCACCGCCGTCCGCCGGGGCGGAGCCACCCACACCTTCGACACCATGTACCATTTCCTCCACTACAACCAGATGTTCCTCGTCGGCGCCACCTACTGGAACATGGGCTACGGCCGCGAAATCGGCGAAGTGGAGAAAGACGACGAGGGGATGGCGAATATGCGCGCCATCGGCGAAAACATGGCCTGGTTGCTAAACAAAATCGGCCGGTGA
- a CDS encoding VIT1/CCC1 transporter family protein — protein sequence MTVTVDDINRFQANREDELGSAALYTALAAREADPRLAEVYRRLAATETKHADEWARRIAAAGGEAKPFRPDWRTRTLIWLAARFGPELIVPTLAATERQASAGYAAQPEAGGMVAEERSHAVLLQQINRTARGQGMEGSLLARMEGRHRAAGGNALRAAVLGASDGLVSNFNLVMGVAGAEIAGSGILLTGLAGLLAGAISMALGEWISVQSSRELYEKQLGAERYEIAAMPEEETEELVLIYQARGLDEQSARLLATKLMADPATALQALARDELGIDPDELGGSAWEAAITSFLLFAVGAVIPVLPFLFLGGPAAVITSAAASAAGLFAIGAAITLFTGKPVLRAGLRQTIFGLAAAAATYGIGRLVGVTLIG from the coding sequence ATGACCGTTACAGTAGACGATATAAACCGTTTCCAGGCCAACCGCGAAGACGAACTGGGCAGCGCCGCCCTCTACACCGCCCTCGCCGCCCGCGAGGCCGACCCCAGGCTTGCCGAAGTATACCGACGCCTCGCCGCCACCGAAACCAAACACGCCGACGAATGGGCCCGGCGCATCGCCGCCGCCGGCGGCGAAGCCAAGCCCTTCCGGCCCGACTGGCGCACCCGCACCCTCATCTGGCTCGCCGCCCGCTTCGGCCCCGAACTCATCGTCCCCACCCTCGCCGCCACCGAGCGCCAGGCCTCGGCCGGCTACGCCGCCCAGCCCGAAGCCGGCGGCATGGTCGCCGAAGAGCGCTCCCACGCCGTCCTCCTCCAGCAGATCAACCGCACCGCGCGCGGCCAAGGCATGGAAGGCAGCCTCCTCGCCCGCATGGAAGGCCGCCACCGCGCCGCGGGCGGCAACGCCCTCAGGGCCGCCGTCCTCGGCGCCAGCGACGGCCTCGTCTCCAACTTCAACCTCGTCATGGGCGTCGCCGGGGCCGAAATCGCCGGCAGCGGCATCCTCCTCACCGGCCTCGCCGGCCTCCTCGCCGGCGCCATCTCCATGGCCCTCGGCGAATGGATATCCGTCCAGAGCTCCCGCGAACTCTATGAAAAACAACTCGGCGCCGAGCGCTACGAAATCGCCGCCATGCCGGAAGAAGAAACCGAAGAACTTGTTCTCATCTACCAGGCCCGCGGCCTCGACGAACAGTCCGCCCGCCTCCTCGCCACCAAACTCATGGCCGACCCCGCCACCGCCCTCCAGGCTCTCGCCCGCGACGAACTCGGCATCGATCCCGACGAACTCGGCGGTTCCGCCTGGGAAGCCGCCATCACCTCCTTCCTCCTCTTCGCCGTCGGCGCCGTCATCCCCGTCCTGCCCTTCCTCTTCCTCGGCGGCCCCGCCGCCGTAATAACCAGCGCCGCCGCCAGCGCCGCCGGCCTCTTCGCCATCGGCGCCGCCATCACCCTCTTCACCGGCAAACCCGTCCTCCGCGCCGGCCTGCGCCAGACAATCTTCGGCCTGGCCGCCGCCGCCGCCACCTACGGCATCGGCCGCCTCGTCGGCGTCACCCTCATAGGCTGA
- a CDS encoding DUF523 domain-containing protein, which translates to MILVSACLLGLSCRYDGGHNLCPALAAPAAAGLCLPFCPEQLGGLSTPRPAAEIVGGSGKDVLAGRARILGQGGVDLTPAFLLGVQQTLALVRAIPVAAAILKARSPSCGVGAIYDGSFTRTIREGHGVAAAALAELGIPLYTEENITEEILKHIM; encoded by the coding sequence ATGATCCTCGTCAGCGCCTGCCTCCTCGGCCTCTCCTGCCGCTACGACGGCGGCCACAACCTCTGTCCCGCCCTCGCCGCCCCGGCCGCCGCCGGCCTCTGCCTGCCGTTCTGCCCCGAGCAGCTCGGCGGTCTGTCCACCCCCCGCCCGGCGGCCGAAATCGTCGGCGGCAGCGGCAAAGACGTCCTCGCCGGCCGGGCCCGAATCCTCGGCCAGGGCGGCGTCGACCTCACCCCGGCCTTCCTCCTCGGCGTGCAGCAAACCCTCGCCCTCGTCCGCGCCATCCCCGTCGCCGCCGCCATCCTCAAAGCCCGCAGCCCCTCCTGCGGCGTCGGCGCCATCTACGACGGCAGCTTCACCCGCACCATCAGGGAAGGACACGGCGTCGCCGCCGCCGCCCTCGCCGAGCTGGGAATTCCGCTCTATACCGAAGAAAATATAACAGAGGAAATATTAAAGCATATTATGTAA
- a CDS encoding iron-containing alcohol dehydrogenase, protein MKENILGGQSLVFGRGSLEHLSTIPARRAVIVTGGSSMLKHGVVAKIEKILQAKGCATLVHAGVPANPDTAAVLAGVAAMRPFAPDLVVAVGGGSALDAAKVMTLFTEYPDLDFAAALAGTMPAKRQAIRLVAIPSTSGTGSEVTKAAVVTFHDQNLKIGLRSTAFIPDIAILDADLTLTMPPNVVAETGMDALTHALECYINRNIDDFTGPMAAGAAAGLLEYLPLSYRDKTIESREKVHHFQSLAGLAFGNVGLGAAHGIAHSLGGLWNLGHGLVNAILLPHVLEFNARDPWVSGRIKHLAAICGVPDLVAAIHALNSTLGIPASIRAAGVDEQTFAAALPQLVAGSMLGATRVNPVPVTPAEMEALLKRVYQ, encoded by the coding sequence ATGAAAGAAAACATCCTCGGCGGCCAGTCCCTCGTCTTCGGCCGCGGCTCCCTCGAGCACCTGTCCACCATCCCCGCCCGCCGCGCCGTCATCGTCACCGGCGGCTCCTCCATGCTCAAACACGGCGTCGTCGCCAAAATAGAAAAAATCCTCCAGGCCAAAGGCTGCGCCACCCTCGTCCACGCCGGCGTCCCCGCCAACCCCGACACCGCCGCCGTCCTCGCCGGCGTAGCCGCCATGCGCCCCTTCGCCCCCGACCTCGTTGTCGCCGTAGGCGGCGGCTCGGCCCTCGACGCCGCCAAAGTCATGACCCTCTTCACCGAATACCCCGACCTCGACTTCGCCGCCGCCCTCGCCGGCACCATGCCCGCCAAGCGTCAGGCCATCCGGCTCGTCGCCATCCCCTCCACCTCCGGCACCGGCAGCGAAGTAACCAAGGCCGCCGTCGTCACCTTCCACGACCAAAACCTCAAAATCGGCCTCCGCAGCACCGCCTTCATCCCCGACATCGCCATCCTCGACGCCGACCTCACCCTCACCATGCCGCCCAACGTCGTCGCCGAAACCGGCATGGACGCCCTCACCCACGCCCTCGAATGCTACATCAACCGCAACATCGACGACTTCACCGGCCCCATGGCCGCAGGCGCCGCCGCCGGCCTCCTCGAATACCTCCCCCTCTCCTACCGCGACAAAACCATTGAAAGCCGCGAAAAAGTCCACCACTTCCAGTCCCTCGCCGGCCTCGCCTTCGGCAACGTCGGCCTCGGCGCCGCCCACGGCATCGCCCACTCCCTCGGCGGCCTCTGGAACCTCGGCCACGGCCTCGTCAACGCCATCTTACTGCCCCACGTCCTCGAATTCAACGCCCGCGACCCCTGGGTCAGCGGCCGGATAAAACACCTCGCCGCCATCTGCGGCGTCCCCGACCTCGTCGCCGCCATCCACGCGCTCAACAGCACCCTGGGCATCCCCGCCTCCATCCGGGCCGCCGGCGTCGACGAACAAACCTTCGCCGCCGCCCTCCCCCAGCTCGTCGCCGGCTCCATGCTCGGCGCCACCCGCGTCAACCCCGTCCCCGTGACCCCCGCCGAAATGGAAGCCCTATTAAAGCGCGTCTACCAATGA
- a CDS encoding methylated-DNA--[protein]-cysteine S-methyltransferase, which produces MSELTTACLATPIGPLAVTADPAGIVAVRFAPAAVTANQAAPACLTQALEELAAYFAGALTAFTVPLRPRGTPFQRAVWDELTAIPYGAVISYSALAAAVGNPAAVRAVGAANGRNPLPILIPCHRVIGADGSLTGYGGGLENKRWLLAHEKNTLSSGSAANQP; this is translated from the coding sequence ATGTCAGAACTAACCACCGCCTGCCTCGCCACCCCCATCGGCCCCCTCGCCGTCACCGCCGATCCCGCCGGCATCGTCGCCGTCCGCTTCGCCCCCGCCGCCGTCACAGCCAATCAGGCCGCGCCCGCCTGCCTCACGCAAGCCCTTGAAGAGCTCGCCGCCTACTTCGCCGGCGCCCTCACCGCCTTCACCGTCCCCCTCCGGCCGCGCGGCACCCCCTTCCAGCGCGCCGTCTGGGACGAACTCACCGCCATCCCCTACGGTGCAGTCATATCCTACAGCGCCCTCGCCGCCGCCGTCGGCAACCCCGCCGCCGTCAGAGCCGTCGGCGCCGCCAACGGCCGCAACCCGCTCCCCATCCTCATCCCCTGCCACCGCGTCATCGGCGCCGACGGCAGCCTCACCGGCTACGGCGGCGGCCTCGAAAATAAACGCTGGCTGCTGGCGCATGAAAAAAATACTCTCAGTTCCGGCAGCGCGGCAAACCAGCCATAA
- a CDS encoding Ada metal-binding domain-containing protein translates to MNTYPEETMWQAVAASDPHYDGRFCYGVKTTGIFCRPSCKSRPPRRENTVYFTAAAAALAQGFRPCKRCRPDALLAPVQDIVREACTLLESQYDNPAILGELPGRIGLSRSHLTRLFKHHTGKAPREYLHAIRIRKAEALLAGGLAGAGVAYAVGFGSPSRFFAVFRAHTGLSPRAWLRLKTGEVTPCQN, encoded by the coding sequence ATGAACACCTACCCCGAAGAAACAATGTGGCAAGCCGTCGCCGCCAGCGACCCGCACTACGACGGCCGCTTCTGCTACGGCGTAAAAACCACCGGCATCTTCTGCCGTCCCTCCTGCAAATCGCGTCCGCCGCGCCGCGAAAACACCGTCTACTTCACCGCCGCCGCCGCCGCCCTCGCCCAGGGCTTCCGGCCCTGCAAACGCTGCCGCCCCGACGCCCTTCTCGCCCCCGTCCAGGACATCGTCCGCGAAGCGTGCACCCTCCTCGAAAGCCAATACGACAACCCTGCCATCCTCGGCGAGCTCCCCGGCCGCATCGGCCTCAGCCGCTCCCACCTCACCCGGCTCTTCAAACACCACACCGGCAAAGCCCCGCGCGAATACCTCCACGCCATCCGCATCCGCAAAGCCGAAGCCCTCCTCGCCGGCGGCCTCGCCGGCGCCGGCGTCGCCTACGCCGTCGGCTTCGGTTCCCCTTCGCGCTTCTTCGCCGTCTTCCGCGCCCACACCGGACTCTCGCCCCGCGCCTGGCTCAGGCTCAAAACAGGGGAGGTAACGCCATGTCAGAACTAA
- a CDS encoding DUF4127 family protein, which produces MRKLIIAVMLACFCLTTATAAAQTIVFVPFDNRPVSLDYVVETAKAAGVEVVTPPAALLGSRTSTGDPEALWAWLADNIRTADAAVVSSDAMLYGSLVASRRHHLPEEVIKERLDRFYALKLANPGTRLYVFGTIMRTPQASAGGVEPDYYEEHGPRIFRLTALADRAETAGLNRGEEAELNALRHGLPEAVLKDWFARRDKNFTANVRLVEYARNGIFAFFLLGRDDCSPFSQSHMESRMIAAETVGLPASKFATFPGADQLGMLMLVRATNNAAVRIPLVRVFYAQGAGPDTVPSYEDVPIGLTVNEHVVAAGGLLLTGSKPDLVLAVNTPEDGVTHEANSAGNRGRVTAPAYVFAGEVAASVARGERVAVGDVAYANGADNALMTELARRGLLFKLDAYSGWNTASNTLGYAIGQGLLAPRMTAAAKDRLLATRLLDDWAYQANVRGALGREVLYPAGGDWFYLNELAPRLTTEANRRLKAFAAAKFPAYPVDKLKVGFPWNRMFEVDIDL; this is translated from the coding sequence ATGCGCAAGTTGATTATTGCGGTGATGCTGGCGTGCTTCTGCCTGACGACGGCGACGGCGGCGGCGCAGACGATTGTTTTTGTGCCGTTCGATAACCGCCCGGTGAGCCTGGATTATGTGGTGGAGACGGCGAAGGCGGCGGGGGTGGAGGTTGTGACGCCGCCGGCGGCGCTGCTGGGGAGCCGGACGAGCACCGGGGATCCGGAGGCGCTGTGGGCGTGGCTGGCGGATAATATCCGCACGGCGGATGCGGCGGTGGTTTCGAGCGATGCGATGCTGTACGGGAGCCTGGTGGCGTCGCGCCGACACCATTTGCCGGAGGAGGTTATCAAGGAACGGCTCGACCGCTTTTATGCGCTGAAGCTGGCTAATCCGGGAACGCGGCTGTATGTGTTCGGGACGATTATGCGGACGCCGCAGGCGAGCGCGGGCGGGGTGGAGCCGGATTATTACGAGGAGCACGGACCGAGGATTTTCCGTCTGACGGCGCTCGCAGACAGGGCGGAGACGGCCGGGCTTAACCGCGGCGAGGAGGCGGAGCTGAACGCGCTCAGGCACGGGCTGCCTGAGGCGGTGCTGAAGGACTGGTTCGCGCGGCGGGATAAGAATTTTACGGCGAATGTGCGGCTGGTGGAGTATGCGCGGAACGGAATTTTTGCGTTTTTCCTGCTGGGGCGCGACGATTGTTCGCCTTTTTCGCAGTCGCATATGGAGTCGCGGATGATCGCGGCGGAGACGGTCGGGCTGCCGGCTTCGAAGTTTGCGACTTTTCCGGGCGCCGATCAACTGGGGATGCTGATGTTGGTGCGGGCGACGAATAATGCGGCGGTGCGTATTCCGCTTGTGCGGGTTTTTTATGCGCAGGGGGCGGGGCCGGATACGGTGCCTTCTTATGAGGATGTGCCGATCGGCCTGACGGTGAACGAGCATGTGGTGGCGGCCGGCGGGCTGCTGCTGACCGGTTCGAAGCCCGATCTGGTGCTGGCGGTGAATACGCCGGAGGACGGGGTGACGCATGAGGCGAACAGCGCGGGGAACCGCGGGCGGGTGACGGCGCCGGCGTATGTTTTCGCGGGCGAAGTGGCGGCGAGTGTCGCCAGGGGCGAGCGGGTGGCGGTGGGGGATGTGGCGTACGCGAACGGGGCGGATAACGCGCTGATGACCGAGCTTGCCCGCCGCGGGCTGCTTTTTAAGCTGGATGCGTATTCGGGCTGGAATACGGCGAGCAATACGCTGGGGTACGCGATCGGCCAGGGGCTGCTGGCGCCGCGGATGACGGCGGCGGCTAAGGACCGCCTGTTGGCGACGCGGCTGCTGGACGACTGGGCGTATCAGGCGAATGTGCGCGGGGCTTTAGGGAGAGAGGTGCTTTACCCGGCCGGGGGCGATTGGTTTTATCTGAACGAGCTGGCCCCCCGCCTGACGACGGAGGCGAACCGGCGGCTGAAGGCGTTCGCGGCGGCCAAATTCCCGGCATATCCTGTGGATAAGCTGAAAGTAGGCTTTCCGTGGAACAGGATGTTTGAGGTGGATATCGATTTGTAG
- a CDS encoding DUF350 domain-containing protein, whose translation MGSQWANIVNFVSYLGVSLPLLGLGIYLFMLTTPYKELKLIADGDEADRCKACAAQATAYDLGGKILGLSLVLASAVFHAVNFADLVIWGLIGIIFQVVVFYIFELITPFTVVKEIPQGNIAVGIFSAFLSVSAGLLLAALISY comes from the coding sequence TTGGGTAGCCAATGGGCAAACATCGTCAACTTCGTTAGCTATCTCGGCGTCTCGCTCCCCCTGCTGGGGCTAGGAATCTACCTCTTCATGCTCACCACCCCCTACAAAGAACTCAAGCTCATCGCCGACGGCGACGAAGCCGACCGCTGCAAAGCCTGCGCCGCCCAAGCCACCGCCTACGACCTCGGCGGCAAAATCCTCGGTCTGTCGCTCGTCCTCGCCTCGGCCGTCTTCCACGCCGTCAACTTCGCCGACCTCGTCATCTGGGGCCTCATCGGCATCATCTTCCAAGTCGTCGTCTTCTACATATTCGAACTCATCACCCCCTTCACCGTCGTCAAAGAAATCCCCCAGGGCAATATCGCCGTCGGCATATTCTCCGCCTTCCTCAGCGTATCCGCCGGCCTCCTCTTAGCGGCATTGATTAGCTATTAG